In a genomic window of Sulfuriferula nivalis:
- a CDS encoding helix-turn-helix transcriptional regulator codes for METLAEQPKSTQVQINPVRVLVLANHDFYVEGILGILSRSSEIGLARCERPNGDCKKILAQFRPDVLLVDRRVVPDEPGSLIKQFREGAPDGGAIVFGQGMQDFLLIKLVRAGFDGYLRDSMTAEDVVNSILAVSRGEIWVERHIAARLVRNSRQIEDIIQESIDAIKKILTSREAEVFRYVLDGLSTKEIANEMHLSEQSVKLYLSNLFKKFDVNNRAQLILLAFQRVCPVNNVLKLFRMSMDKHRIDRGETAIIPDPLDVLFDAAKEES; via the coding sequence GTGGAGACATTAGCAGAGCAGCCAAAAAGTACGCAGGTGCAGATTAATCCAGTCCGGGTATTGGTATTGGCAAATCATGACTTTTACGTAGAAGGCATTTTGGGTATCTTGTCGCGTTCGTCAGAAATTGGTCTGGCGCGTTGTGAACGCCCGAATGGCGATTGTAAAAAAATACTGGCACAGTTTCGACCTGATGTATTGCTGGTGGACAGGCGTGTCGTACCCGATGAGCCGGGGTCATTAATCAAACAGTTCAGAGAAGGTGCGCCTGATGGTGGCGCGATAGTGTTTGGTCAGGGTATGCAGGATTTTTTATTGATCAAACTGGTACGTGCTGGTTTTGATGGGTATTTGCGCGACAGCATGACCGCGGAGGATGTGGTTAACTCGATATTGGCAGTAAGTCGTGGCGAAATTTGGGTAGAACGGCATATAGCCGCACGTCTGGTGCGTAATTCACGCCAGATTGAAGACATCATTCAGGAATCTATCGACGCAATCAAAAAAATACTGACCTCCCGGGAGGCAGAAGTATTTCGTTATGTACTGGATGGTTTATCCACTAAGGAAATCGCCAATGAAATGCATTTGTCAGAGCAGAGCGTCAAATTGTACCTGTCCAATTTATTCAAGAAATTTGATGTCAACAACCGTGCACAGTTGATTTTGCTGGCATTTCAGCGGGTTTGCCCAGTGAATAACGTGTTGAAACTGTTTCGGATGTCTATGGATAAGCATCGTATAGACCGGGGTGAGACCGCAATTATTCCAGATCCGTTAGATGTATTGTTTGATGCTGCCAAGGAAGAAAGTTGA
- the trxA gene encoding thioredoxin — translation MAVLDLNEENFESTVLDNDFVIVDFWAPWCGPCRAFAPTFEAAAEKHPDIVFAKVNTEVEQGIAGSFQIRSIPTLMIFREKVIIYSEAGSLPASGLDELIGKVRELDMAEVHKEIAEEQAKADKA, via the coding sequence ATGGCTGTTTTAGACTTAAACGAAGAGAATTTTGAATCTACCGTCCTCGACAACGACTTCGTTATTGTTGATTTTTGGGCACCATGGTGTGGTCCTTGCCGTGCTTTTGCGCCAACCTTTGAAGCCGCAGCTGAAAAGCACCCCGACATCGTTTTTGCCAAGGTAAACACCGAGGTAGAACAAGGTATCGCAGGCAGCTTTCAAATCCGTTCAATTCCAACCTTGATGATATTCCGCGAAAAAGTCATTATTTATTCGGAAGCAGGCTCATTGCCAGCATCAGGCCTGGATGAATTAATCGGCAAAGTCCGCGAACTGGACATGGCAGAAGTCCACAAGGAAATCGCTGAAGAGCAGGCAAAAGCTGACAAGGCTTAA
- a CDS encoding P-II family nitrogen regulator, with amino-acid sequence MKEIRAVIRPKRLSQLREALRDISHFPGVTVFRGEGFTAPESADRSSLRAELTDFTDKVLVSVIARDEMVDVITKVIMDECRTSQIGDGLIWVMPIVSVQRIRDGHWLQASENGIECLSPQSDTV; translated from the coding sequence ATGAAAGAAATCCGTGCCGTTATCCGCCCCAAACGCCTGTCGCAATTACGCGAGGCGCTACGGGATATTTCTCACTTTCCCGGCGTAACCGTTTTTCGCGGCGAAGGCTTCACCGCACCAGAATCAGCCGACCGCAGTAGCCTGCGTGCGGAACTGACTGACTTCACTGATAAAGTATTAGTCTCCGTTATCGCGCGGGATGAAATGGTCGATGTCATCACCAAGGTTATTATGGACGAATGTCGCACCAGCCAGATAGGCGATGGCTTAATCTGGGTCATGCCTATCGTAAGCGTACAGCGCATCCGCGATGGTCATTGGCTGCAAGCCAGTGAAAACGGCATAGAATGCCTGTCACCACAAAGTGACACCGTGTAA
- a CDS encoding efflux RND transporter permease subunit, with the protein MIAGLIRNALAQRLIIVVVAVAMLLFGLDAARKLSVDAFPDVTNVQVQIATDASGRSPEEVERGITVPLEVIMTGLPGLVEMRSLNKPGLSLITLVFTEQTDVFFARQLVMERLLEVQPKMPQGITPVLGPVSTGLGEVYQYTLDRPDDGNRELTQTELTDRRIAQDWVVRPLLRSIPGVAEINSQGGYVKEYQILVNPDKLRHYKLSIADIYQAVERNNANASGGILPQRTEQYLIRGIGLVKNLDDIRAIVVKEKEDVPIFLRDVADVQIGHEVRYGAVVKNGVTESVGGIVMMARGGNAKEVVTRIKARVAEINAKGMLPGGIKIVPYYDRSELVDAALHTVTKVLIEGVILVVIVLFLFLGDVRSSLIVVATLVLTPLLTFLAMNQLGISANLMSLGGLAIAIGLMVDGSVVMVENAFGKLGHAKPHDSKARIILGAATEVATPVIFGVGIIILVFLPLMTLEGMEGKMFAPLAFTISIALAISLVLSLTLTPVLSSYLLKGGAEHDTRLIAAIKRPYLHLLNTALLHRRKTLIISTSAFIGAVLLVPFLGSSFIPEMKEGSIVPAINRVPNISLEESLRMEQEGMKLVMQVPGVKSVVSGVGRGESPADAQGPNESTPIVSLKPRDEWPKGWTQDTIADAISSKLSVLPGVQIVMAQPISDRVDELLTGVRSDVAIKVFGDDLDELKRKADAIAKVARTVNGAQDIRVERVTGQQYLVIDIDRSAIARYGLNVADVQDLIETAIGGKVATEIFEGERRFQATVRLPEGFRDNIESIRNILMSTPSGAQVNLSSLAKINIVEGPAQISREMGKRRIVVGVNVKDRDLGGFVTELQQKVDSQIKLPEGYYLEWGGQFQNMERAMGHLMLIIPITIGAIFFLLFLLFGSLRLASLIILVLPFASIGGVIGLFVTGEYLSVPASVGFIALWGMAVLNGVVLVTYIRSLREQGKSIADAVVEGATARFRPVMMTATVAMLGLVPFLFSTGPGSEIQRPLAIVVIGGLITSTLLTLVVLPSLYKWFDEPPIEA; encoded by the coding sequence GTGATTGCTGGATTAATTAGAAATGCGCTCGCTCAACGCCTGATTATTGTCGTTGTCGCTGTTGCCATGCTGCTTTTTGGGCTGGACGCAGCACGCAAACTGTCCGTAGATGCATTCCCTGATGTCACCAACGTCCAGGTACAAATCGCGACCGATGCCTCGGGACGATCACCTGAAGAAGTAGAGCGCGGTATCACTGTACCGCTGGAAGTGATTATGACCGGCCTGCCGGGTCTGGTTGAAATGCGTTCGTTAAACAAACCCGGCTTATCATTGATTACGCTGGTATTTACCGAACAAACCGATGTGTTCTTTGCGCGTCAGCTGGTAATGGAGCGCTTGCTGGAGGTACAGCCCAAAATGCCGCAAGGCATCACCCCCGTGCTAGGGCCTGTTTCGACAGGGCTAGGCGAGGTTTATCAATACACACTCGACCGACCTGATGACGGCAATCGTGAATTGACCCAAACTGAGCTTACCGACCGTCGTATTGCGCAAGACTGGGTCGTGCGCCCACTGTTACGGTCTATTCCCGGCGTGGCCGAAATCAACTCTCAGGGTGGCTATGTCAAAGAATATCAAATTCTGGTTAACCCAGATAAATTACGCCACTACAAACTCAGCATAGCCGATATTTATCAGGCGGTAGAGCGTAACAACGCCAATGCCAGCGGCGGTATTTTGCCGCAACGTACCGAACAATACTTAATCCGTGGTATCGGTCTGGTAAAAAATCTGGATGATATCCGCGCCATCGTGGTCAAAGAAAAAGAAGATGTTCCTATCTTCCTGCGTGACGTCGCGGATGTGCAGATAGGCCACGAAGTCCGCTATGGTGCTGTCGTCAAGAATGGCGTCACTGAATCCGTCGGCGGTATTGTCATGATGGCGCGAGGTGGTAATGCCAAAGAAGTGGTCACGCGCATCAAAGCCCGAGTAGCGGAAATTAACGCCAAAGGCATGTTGCCGGGCGGAATTAAAATCGTACCTTATTACGACCGTTCCGAACTGGTCGATGCCGCTTTGCATACGGTGACAAAAGTGCTGATAGAGGGTGTTATCCTCGTCGTCATCGTGTTGTTCCTGTTCCTGGGTGATGTGCGCTCGTCGCTCATTGTCGTGGCAACTCTGGTACTGACCCCATTACTGACATTTCTGGCAATGAATCAGCTCGGCATCTCCGCTAATTTAATGTCATTAGGTGGTCTTGCCATTGCTATTGGTTTAATGGTCGATGGCTCGGTGGTAATGGTAGAAAATGCCTTTGGCAAGCTCGGCCATGCCAAGCCCCATGACAGCAAAGCGCGGATTATCCTCGGCGCGGCAACGGAGGTGGCAACTCCGGTCATCTTTGGCGTGGGCATCATCATCCTGGTATTCCTGCCGCTGATGACGCTGGAAGGCATGGAAGGCAAGATGTTTGCGCCTTTAGCTTTCACTATTTCCATCGCGCTGGCGATTTCGCTGGTACTGTCGCTTACACTCACCCCAGTGCTGTCCTCTTACCTGCTCAAAGGTGGCGCAGAGCATGACACACGGCTGATTGCTGCGATCAAGCGACCTTATCTGCATTTGCTCAACACCGCATTGTTGCACAGACGCAAAACCCTCATCATCAGCACCAGTGCGTTTATCGGCGCAGTCTTGCTCGTACCATTTCTGGGCAGCAGCTTCATCCCGGAAATGAAAGAAGGCTCTATCGTGCCAGCGATTAACCGCGTGCCCAATATCTCGCTGGAAGAATCATTGCGCATGGAACAGGAGGGTATGAAACTCGTCATGCAAGTGCCGGGCGTAAAATCAGTGGTGTCAGGCGTTGGTCGTGGTGAAAGCCCGGCTGATGCGCAAGGCCCTAATGAGTCCACCCCTATTGTCAGTCTTAAGCCGCGCGATGAGTGGCCTAAAGGCTGGACTCAGGACACCATTGCAGATGCTATCAGCAGTAAGTTATCAGTGTTACCCGGCGTACAAATCGTGATGGCGCAGCCGATTTCTGATCGAGTGGATGAACTGCTCACAGGGGTGCGCTCAGACGTCGCGATCAAAGTATTTGGTGATGATCTGGATGAACTCAAACGCAAAGCTGATGCCATTGCCAAAGTCGCACGCACCGTCAACGGTGCACAGGACATCCGGGTAGAACGCGTCACCGGACAGCAATATCTGGTAATTGATATTGATCGCTCCGCGATTGCGCGTTATGGACTCAACGTTGCCGATGTACAAGACCTTATCGAAACGGCTATCGGTGGTAAAGTTGCCACGGAAATTTTTGAAGGCGAGCGGCGCTTCCAGGCCACTGTGCGCTTACCAGAAGGCTTCCGCGACAATATCGAATCCATCCGCAATATCTTGATGAGTACTCCGTCAGGCGCACAAGTTAATCTGAGCAGCCTGGCCAAAATCAATATAGTCGAAGGCCCGGCGCAAATCAGCCGCGAAATGGGCAAACGCCGCATCGTAGTGGGCGTCAACGTCAAAGATCGTGACCTCGGTGGCTTTGTGACCGAGCTGCAACAAAAAGTCGACAGCCAGATCAAGTTACCAGAGGGTTATTATCTGGAGTGGGGTGGTCAGTTTCAGAACATGGAACGCGCCATGGGTCACCTGATGTTAATTATCCCGATTACCATAGGCGCTATTTTCTTCTTACTGTTCTTGCTGTTTGGCTCATTGCGTTTAGCCAGCCTGATCATACTGGTGCTGCCATTCGCCTCTATCGGCGGTGTCATCGGCTTGTTTGTGACGGGTGAGTATCTCTCCGTGCCTGCATCCGTCGGCTTTATCGCGCTGTGGGGGATGGCGGTGCTTAACGGTGTAGTACTCGTGACCTATATACGCTCACTCCGCGAACAGGGAAAATCTATCGCGGATGCCGTGGTCGAGGGCGCAACTGCCCGTTTCCGCCCGGTGATGATGACCGCGACGGTGGCGATGCTGGGGCTGGTACCCTTCCTGTTTTCAACCGGACCCGGCTCTGAAATACAACGCCCATTAGCTATCGTCGTTATCGGTGGGCTGATTACCTCAACATTGCTAACGTTGGTAGTGTTGCCTTCGCTCTATAAATGGTTCGATGAGCCACCAATTGAAGCCTGA
- a CDS encoding efflux RND transporter periplasmic adaptor subunit translates to MNTSSKIISLCVASALTFGLTGCGEEKKPAPAPAAVEVDPTLVTPPATVVARIKVAPLTEHPIADMLRVAGQVDFDEQRIERIGSTVAGRVVEVRQHLGNTVKEGDVLAILNSAELGQAQLAYLKARSQSALEQRNVERAKLLLSADVIGTAELQRRENALEMAQAEMRAAADQLKVLGMSSAGLQRIARTGSIDSVKPVTATRSGIVVERNVTQGQVVAPSDPMFTIADLSHLWVIAEVPEQQTANVKIGQEVAIEIPALNGEHVAGHLVYISNTVNPETRTVLVRTVVNNTDGRLKPAMLSTMLIATEAVPRLAVPVTAVVRENNLDYVFLQIKPGQFKLTEVRLAPEVNGLRPVLSGVKLGDNVVIDGAFHLNNERNRQALEGA, encoded by the coding sequence ATGAATACATCATCCAAAATTATCAGTTTGTGCGTAGCCAGTGCGCTAACATTCGGCCTGACTGGCTGTGGCGAAGAAAAAAAACCAGCTCCGGCGCCCGCTGCTGTTGAGGTTGACCCTACTCTGGTTACACCGCCTGCTACTGTAGTTGCCCGAATTAAAGTCGCACCACTGACCGAACATCCAATAGCCGACATGCTGCGCGTGGCAGGGCAGGTAGATTTTGATGAGCAGCGTATCGAACGCATTGGTTCTACCGTCGCTGGACGAGTAGTGGAAGTTCGCCAGCACTTGGGCAATACCGTCAAAGAAGGTGATGTACTGGCCATATTAAACAGCGCTGAATTGGGTCAGGCGCAATTAGCGTATCTCAAAGCCCGATCCCAGTCTGCACTGGAGCAGCGTAACGTAGAACGGGCAAAATTATTATTATCCGCTGACGTGATAGGTACTGCCGAACTGCAACGCCGTGAAAATGCACTGGAAATGGCACAGGCGGAAATGCGTGCCGCCGCTGATCAATTGAAAGTATTGGGCATGAGCAGCGCCGGTCTGCAACGTATTGCGCGAACCGGCAGCATCGATTCCGTAAAACCAGTAACGGCAACCAGGTCAGGTATAGTCGTGGAGCGCAATGTAACTCAGGGTCAGGTTGTTGCACCTTCTGACCCTATGTTCACGATCGCTGATCTGTCCCATTTATGGGTGATTGCCGAAGTGCCTGAGCAGCAGACTGCCAATGTCAAAATTGGCCAGGAAGTCGCCATCGAAATCCCGGCATTAAATGGTGAGCACGTGGCTGGCCATCTGGTTTACATCAGCAATACCGTCAACCCTGAAACACGAACCGTATTGGTACGCACAGTAGTAAACAATACTGATGGCCGATTAAAACCCGCCATGTTGTCCACTATGCTGATTGCGACTGAAGCCGTACCACGCCTGGCAGTTCCAGTCACCGCAGTGGTTAGAGAAAACAACCTGGACTATGTATTTTTACAAATCAAACCGGGGCAATTCAAACTGACAGAAGTGCGTCTGGCGCCTGAAGTGAATGGCTTACGCCCAGTGCTGTCAGGCGTGAAGCTGGGTGATAACGTAGTGATTGACGGTGCATTCCACCTCAATAACGAACGCAATCGCCAAGCGCTGGAAGGAGCATAG
- a CDS encoding TolC family protein, with protein sequence MLYAKDNAALNLLKQVTIAALLLPLSTWAADLPTYSVEQLIALGMANNQNVQAAESGVVAAQAGITSARAFPNPELEATTGKIRARQPGATEGNTVTMGLIQRLDLPNVRNARVDVAQSNVAYASSEKTVVTSEVRARIKLAYFNVLRRQEELKAAQENNRLVQEIFNRVKVRVDTGEAPRYELIKAETELLNTQRTLQAATLRVTQAKTALSREVGGALPPEFNVADYSVKRLVLAGADLKAAIANNPYLRQSQADLVRAQQQLTLERNLRTPDISLRADWDREPDINASRIGIQVTLPIWNQRQGPIDVAAAQLAQARNRYDAVDYNVKQSLITALNEYEIATTQVSALEEGVMRQAEAALKVAEAAYRFGERGILDYLDAQRVYRTTRNDLIAARYEQGAALVELERYTALNLESPAP encoded by the coding sequence ATGCTTTACGCCAAGGATAATGCAGCATTGAATTTGCTCAAGCAGGTCACAATAGCCGCACTGTTACTGCCGCTATCAACGTGGGCGGCAGATTTACCCACTTATAGCGTAGAACAGCTGATCGCTCTGGGTATGGCTAATAATCAAAACGTGCAGGCAGCCGAATCTGGCGTCGTGGCAGCACAGGCAGGAATAACAAGTGCACGCGCTTTCCCCAACCCTGAGCTGGAAGCCACCACAGGCAAAATTCGCGCGCGTCAGCCAGGTGCAACCGAAGGCAATACAGTGACCATGGGCTTGATCCAGCGGCTGGATCTGCCCAACGTCCGTAATGCCCGCGTGGATGTAGCGCAATCCAATGTCGCCTATGCAAGCAGCGAGAAAACTGTAGTCACCAGTGAAGTGCGAGCACGCATCAAGCTGGCCTATTTCAATGTACTACGCCGCCAGGAAGAACTAAAAGCAGCGCAAGAAAACAACAGACTGGTGCAGGAAATATTCAATCGCGTAAAAGTCAGGGTAGATACTGGTGAAGCGCCACGCTATGAATTGATTAAGGCTGAAACCGAATTACTCAACACCCAACGCACATTACAAGCCGCAACCTTACGCGTCACCCAGGCCAAAACGGCTCTCAGCCGTGAGGTCGGTGGCGCATTACCACCTGAATTTAATGTGGCAGACTACAGCGTGAAACGCCTGGTGTTAGCAGGTGCTGACTTGAAAGCAGCCATCGCCAACAACCCCTATTTGCGTCAGTCACAAGCCGATCTGGTACGCGCACAACAACAACTCACGCTTGAACGCAACTTGCGCACGCCTGACATCAGCTTACGCGCAGACTGGGATAGAGAACCAGACATCAATGCCTCACGTATCGGCATACAAGTCACACTGCCGATCTGGAACCAGCGTCAGGGCCCTATCGATGTGGCCGCGGCGCAGCTGGCACAAGCGCGCAATCGTTATGACGCAGTGGATTACAACGTCAAACAAAGCCTGATTACCGCATTAAACGAATATGAAATTGCTACCACTCAGGTATCTGCGCTGGAAGAAGGCGTCATGCGCCAGGCTGAAGCCGCATTAAAAGTTGCCGAAGCCGCATACCGTTTTGGTGAACGCGGCATCCTCGATTATCTGGATGCACAGCGTGTATATCGTACTACCCGCAATGATCTGATCGCAGCCCGTTATGAACAAGGCGCCGCACTAGTCGAACTAGAACGCTACACAGCCCTTAATTTAGAAAGCCCCGCACCATGA
- the htpX gene encoding protease HtpX has translation MKRTFLFLLTNLGIILVLSVTAQVFGLNRYLDANGLHLSSLLGFAALMGMGGAFISLAISKWSALRMVGGQVITSPQNNQEAWLFATVQMYAKEAGIGMPQVAIYDSPEINAFATGMNRNSALVAVSTGLLQQLRREEAEAVIGHEIAHVANGDMVTLALIQGVVNTFVIFLARIIGYAVDKLVFKNENEQGTAYFVTYFIAEMVLGILASTIVMWFSRQREFRADAGGAQLAGRQNMIAALQALQRAHEPAALPEKMAAFGIAGGNGTSGLRRLFMTHPPLEERINALRQG, from the coding sequence ATGAAACGTACCTTTTTATTTTTATTAACCAACTTGGGCATTATTTTAGTGCTGTCAGTGACCGCCCAAGTGTTCGGACTGAATCGTTATTTAGACGCCAATGGCTTGCACCTCAGTAGCTTGCTCGGATTTGCGGCGCTGATGGGTATGGGTGGTGCATTTATTTCACTGGCGATTTCTAAGTGGAGCGCATTACGTATGGTCGGTGGGCAGGTGATTACCTCGCCACAAAACAATCAGGAAGCCTGGTTATTTGCCACGGTGCAGATGTACGCAAAAGAAGCCGGTATAGGCATGCCGCAAGTGGCAATTTATGATTCCCCTGAAATTAACGCATTTGCCACAGGGATGAACCGCAATAGCGCACTCGTTGCCGTTTCAACGGGACTGTTGCAGCAATTGCGCCGCGAAGAAGCCGAGGCCGTGATTGGTCACGAAATCGCCCACGTTGCTAATGGCGACATGGTAACGCTGGCCTTGATACAAGGCGTAGTGAATACCTTTGTGATTTTCTTGGCGCGAATAATTGGTTATGCTGTGGATAAATTGGTGTTTAAAAACGAGAATGAACAGGGCACCGCCTATTTTGTAACTTATTTCATTGCAGAAATGGTATTGGGGATTCTGGCCTCGACTATCGTCATGTGGTTTTCACGCCAGCGTGAGTTCCGTGCTGACGCAGGCGGCGCACAACTGGCTGGTCGTCAAAACATGATAGCTGCATTACAAGCGTTACAACGCGCCCACGAACCTGCTGCATTGCCAGAGAAAATGGCCGCTTTTGGTATCGCTGGTGGCAATGGCACATCAGGCTTACGTCGCTTATTCATGACTCACCCACCGTTGGAGGAACGCATAAATGCTTTACGCCAAGGATAA
- the nhaR gene encoding transcriptional activator NhaR: MSQINYKHLHYFWVVAKAGGVGKAAQQLHLTPQSISGQLGILEESLGVQLFRKSGRKLELTETGRLVLGYAEAIFVLGEEMQDALRQHPSKRALQFKVGIADVVPKTMAYQLLEPAIHMDEQPKMLCREGRLASLLGDLAVHKLDLVIADRAMPSNLNVRGFSHLLGECGISFLASTSLAEQYQGLAFPALLAEVPLLLPGEDASMRPRLMRWFDSLHIRPNIVGEFDDSALLNAFGQEGVGVYPVPTAVVKLVQQQSGSVLLGATTAVTEQFYAISTERRLTHPAVLAISQAARQVMVAGTKLNTEVHTK; encoded by the coding sequence ATGAGTCAGATTAACTATAAACATTTGCATTATTTCTGGGTTGTCGCCAAAGCTGGCGGTGTTGGTAAAGCCGCTCAGCAATTGCATCTCACGCCCCAATCTATTAGTGGGCAACTCGGTATATTGGAAGAATCACTAGGTGTACAACTGTTTCGTAAGAGCGGGCGAAAGCTGGAACTGACCGAGACGGGGCGTTTAGTGCTTGGTTATGCAGAAGCAATTTTCGTGCTAGGTGAGGAAATGCAGGACGCGTTGCGTCAGCATCCGAGTAAACGCGCGTTGCAATTCAAGGTGGGTATTGCTGATGTCGTACCTAAAACCATGGCTTACCAGCTACTCGAACCCGCTATTCACATGGACGAGCAACCAAAAATGTTGTGTCGTGAGGGACGACTGGCAAGTTTGTTAGGCGACTTGGCGGTGCATAAACTGGATTTAGTCATTGCCGACAGAGCCATGCCCAGCAATCTGAATGTGCGTGGCTTTAGTCATTTACTGGGCGAATGTGGCATCAGCTTTCTCGCGAGCACCAGCCTTGCCGAGCAATATCAGGGGCTGGCTTTTCCTGCATTATTGGCCGAGGTGCCGTTGCTGCTGCCTGGGGAAGACGCGTCTATGCGACCGCGTTTGATGCGCTGGTTCGATAGTTTGCACATACGCCCTAATATCGTCGGTGAATTTGACGATAGTGCGTTGCTGAATGCATTTGGGCAAGAGGGTGTGGGCGTTTACCCTGTGCCGACTGCGGTAGTTAAACTGGTACAGCAGCAATCAGGCAGTGTCCTGCTGGGCGCCACCACGGCGGTTACCGAACAGTTTTATGCGATTTCTACCGAGCGGCGATTGACTCACCCCGCCGTGCTGGCAATCAGCCAGGCGGCACGGCAGGTGATGGTGGCGGGAACGAAGTTAAATACCGAAGTTCACACCAAATGA
- a CDS encoding TonB-dependent receptor translates to MTTQEGLRVDLRYDYINQDQLRHGSGVASSADVANALANGSAGETEQYTKNNYYTLGLDYLINRNWGVNLQVPYMDREHGTLGASETDVTSSHTQSLGDIKLIGRYQGLFPDAKTGLMLGMKFATGKQDYTFNSGPGAGGALDASLQPGTGSTDLIIGAYHFDRLTPTVDWFAQGLYQTAMSARNDYRPGNAINLNLGMRYTGFGNIMPQLQINAQQRQSDSGNLSDPMNTGGKLAYLSPGVTIKVSDQVKVYGFVQLPVYQYVEGLQLAPRWNASFGVNFGI, encoded by the coding sequence ATGACCACTCAGGAAGGTTTACGCGTGGACTTGCGTTATGACTATATCAATCAGGATCAATTACGGCATGGCAGTGGTGTTGCCAGTAGCGCAGATGTCGCCAACGCACTAGCTAATGGTAGCGCGGGTGAAACTGAGCAATACACCAAAAACAATTACTACACTTTAGGGCTGGATTATCTGATTAACCGTAACTGGGGTGTGAATCTGCAAGTGCCTTACATGGATCGCGAACATGGCACGCTGGGTGCAAGCGAAACTGATGTCACATCTTCACACACGCAAAGTCTGGGTGACATCAAGCTGATAGGGCGCTACCAAGGACTGTTTCCTGATGCCAAAACCGGGCTGATGCTGGGGATGAAATTTGCCACGGGTAAGCAGGACTACACCTTCAACAGCGGCCCTGGAGCAGGTGGCGCATTGGATGCCAGCCTGCAGCCAGGCACGGGCAGTACTGATTTAATCATCGGAGCATACCATTTTGACAGGCTCACCCCGACTGTAGACTGGTTTGCACAAGGCCTGTACCAGACAGCGATGAGTGCGCGTAATGATTATCGCCCCGGCAATGCCATCAACCTCAATCTGGGTATGCGCTACACGGGATTTGGTAACATCATGCCGCAATTGCAAATCAACGCGCAGCAACGTCAGAGCGATAGTGGTAATTTAAGCGACCCAATGAACACTGGTGGCAAACTGGCTTACCTTAGCCCTGGCGTTACCATCAAAGTCAGCGATCAAGTTAAGGTCTATGGCTTCGTGCAATTGCCTGTTTATCAATATGTAGAAGGCTTGCAACTCGCACCGCGCTGGAATGCTTCATTTGGTGTGAACTTCGGTATTTAA